TGGGCCTCAACGCCGGGTCTGGCAACAGACAGTGGAGTCATTAACGAGGATCGTATTTTGCAGGGTTACTTTGCAGAATATTAAACGATAGGTAACTCGCTTGCCACCAGCCTGCCGGTTGGCGTGTGACAAGTCAGATTAAATAATCAGGCTAAGTATGTAGAACTGTCTGTAGAGGACTTGCGGACGCGGGTTCAATTCCCGCCGCCTCCACCATTTACAAAAAAACCCGTCCATTAACTGAGTGTAGTTAGTGGACGGGTTTTTTATTTGTATTGCCAGCACGTTACGTCGCTTTCAGGGTGTCGGCGGGATGTGTCGGGAAATTCTGAAATATTCACCAGCGTTCCACTTTCCACATGCGTTGTCACCTGCTATATTGATCGTCAAATTGGTACGTTGGACACATTGCGTTCGCTCGCCGCCGGTGAATGGGTGGTGCACCAGGAATTGAGGCAAACCGATATGGCAAAGGCACCGGAAAATTTTGCGGAGATGGTCAAAGAAGTCCGCCAGCAACTGGGGCTCAGCCAGGAAGAGCTGGCTCACGAGCTGGGCGTGAGCTTTTCCACGATCAACCGCTGGGAAAACAGCAAGACGGTGCCCTTCAAACTGGCGCGAAGGCAGCTCGAAGCTTTTTGTGAGCGGATGAAAGAACAGGGGAAGTTGTCCTGGTGAATAAAAAACAACTTTCCGAGCGCGATATCTGCACAAAGTACATTACGCCTGCCCTGGAGAAGGCGGGTTGGGATGTCACGACCCAAATTCGTGAAGAGTTTCCTCTCACCAAGGGACGCATCATCGTGCGTGGCAAGCTGCATACCCGTGCCAAGCACAAGCGCGCCGATTATGTCCTGTTTTACAAGCCGAACATCCCCATTGCCATTATCGAGGCCAAGGACAACAACCACACTGTTTGCGACGGTATGCAACAGGCGTTGGGCTACGCAGACATGCTGCAAGTGCCTTTTGCGTTCAGCTCCAACGGCGATGGTTTTCTGTTCCACAACAAGATCGCCCCGGACGGCATT
The sequence above is a segment of the Candidatus Aminicenantes bacterium genome. Coding sequences within it:
- a CDS encoding helix-turn-helix domain-containing protein translates to MAKAPENFAEMVKEVRQQLGLSQEELAHELGVSFSTINRWENSKTVPFKLARRQLEAFCERMKEQGKLSW